The Ancylobacter sp. WKF20 genome contains a region encoding:
- a CDS encoding alpha/beta hydrolase, translating into MTTPVIPYPPGLPVRFPAADGYELGGTLWRHEDGAPQQASVVIACATSVRARYYARFAGWLHGHGFNVLSFDYRGIGASRPVRLRGFEADWTDWGEKDLDGALAFMRQGFPGDALDLVAHSFGGVALGLAPSNAQVRRAVTVGAQYAHWRDYAPRSRAGMVLKWHVAMPALSWMAGYFPGGRLGWMEDTPAGVARDWAGMGPHYPSSVRRHRPGEAERLVARFATARAALLAIGLEDDPYGTVPALERALGHFTGAARTHLRIAPADIGVAEIGHFAFFHARFQDTLWPIPLAWLTQGKLPASTPGRRVILP; encoded by the coding sequence GTGACGACCCCCGTGATCCCCTACCCTCCCGGCCTGCCCGTCCGCTTTCCCGCCGCCGACGGCTATGAGCTCGGTGGCACGCTGTGGCGTCATGAGGATGGGGCGCCGCAACAGGCGAGCGTGGTCATCGCCTGCGCGACGTCGGTGCGGGCGCGCTATTACGCCCGCTTCGCCGGCTGGCTGCATGGCCATGGCTTCAACGTGCTCAGCTTCGACTATCGCGGCATTGGCGCGAGCCGGCCCGTGCGGCTGCGCGGCTTTGAAGCCGACTGGACCGACTGGGGCGAGAAGGATCTGGACGGCGCGCTCGCCTTCATGCGCCAAGGCTTCCCCGGCGACGCGCTCGACCTCGTGGCGCATTCCTTCGGCGGCGTCGCCCTCGGCCTCGCGCCATCCAATGCGCAGGTTCGGCGGGCGGTGACCGTCGGCGCGCAATACGCCCATTGGCGCGACTACGCCCCCCGCTCCCGCGCCGGCATGGTGCTGAAATGGCATGTCGCCATGCCCGCGCTCAGCTGGATGGCCGGCTATTTTCCCGGCGGCCGCCTCGGCTGGATGGAGGACACGCCGGCGGGCGTCGCGCGCGACTGGGCGGGCATGGGCCCGCATTACCCCTCAAGCGTGCGCCGGCACCGTCCCGGGGAGGCCGAGCGTCTCGTCGCGCGCTTCGCCACCGCCCGCGCGGCGCTGCTCGCCATCGGGCTGGAGGACGATCCCTATGGCACGGTGCCGGCGCTGGAGCGGGCGCTCGGCCATTTCACCGGCGCGGCGCGCACCCATCTGCGGATCGCGCCCGCCGACATCGGCGTGGCCGAAATAGGCCATTTCGCCTTCTTCCATGCGCGCTTTCAGGACACGCTGTGGCCCATCCCGCTCGCCTGGCTGACGCAGGGCAAACTGCCGGCATCCACGCCCGGACGCAGGGTTATCTTACCCTGA
- a CDS encoding methyl-accepting chemotaxis protein has product MTRLTIRHRILASFLAVLLVLSAVTAVSYRWFRQAEQEALTIETSTVPALIASLKMREAWARAQGLLTSVALETDSNGRATVLEQLKANRTTITQGLAAYEATLDSPEDRRNYEALHAAANGFWPAEDAALTLPADALHAAIRTDLMPRLASIDKVLDEAVALNQAAEEASTDHIVAVIRNAEIGLYLGFIVAAALSLLSGWLLFRAITVPLGTLVGAVGVMRTGDFSTRLTLARRDEFATLADGFNAMADELTALIGQVQKSSIQVNTSITELAATSKEQQATSSEIAATTTEIGATAKEISATSNELVRTMTEVSHVAEETATLAGGGQAGLARMEATMRHVMEAAGAINGKLAVLSEKAGNINQMVTTITKVADQTNLLSLNAAIEAEKAGQYGRGFAVVATEIRRLADQTATSTYDIEQMVRDIQSAVAAGVMGMDKFSEEVRRGMTEVQEVGGQLTAIIQQVQGLVPRFEIANEGMQAQATGAEQISDALGQLSEAAQQTVESLHQSTLAIDELSQVSGGLRSSIARFRLRA; this is encoded by the coding sequence ATGACCCGACTGACGATCCGCCACCGCATTCTTGCGAGTTTCCTGGCGGTGCTGCTGGTGCTGAGCGCGGTGACGGCGGTGAGCTATCGCTGGTTCCGCCAGGCCGAGCAGGAAGCGCTGACCATCGAGACCAGCACCGTCCCCGCGCTGATCGCCAGCCTCAAGATGCGCGAGGCCTGGGCCCGCGCGCAGGGGCTTCTGACCTCCGTCGCGCTGGAGACCGACAGCAACGGCCGCGCGACGGTGCTGGAGCAGCTAAAGGCGAACCGGACCACGATCACGCAGGGTCTCGCGGCCTATGAGGCAACGCTGGACTCCCCGGAGGACCGGCGCAATTACGAGGCGCTGCACGCCGCGGCGAACGGCTTCTGGCCGGCGGAAGATGCCGCGCTCACCCTTCCGGCCGACGCGCTGCACGCGGCGATCCGCACCGATCTGATGCCGCGCCTCGCCTCCATCGACAAGGTGCTGGACGAGGCGGTGGCGCTCAATCAGGCCGCGGAGGAAGCCTCGACCGATCATATCGTCGCGGTGATCCGCAACGCCGAGATCGGGCTCTATCTCGGCTTCATCGTGGCCGCCGCGCTGTCGCTGCTGAGCGGCTGGCTGCTGTTCCGCGCCATCACCGTGCCGCTCGGCACGCTGGTGGGCGCGGTCGGCGTGATGCGCACCGGCGATTTCAGCACCCGGCTCACGCTGGCGCGGCGCGACGAGTTCGCCACGCTGGCCGATGGCTTCAACGCCATGGCGGACGAGCTCACCGCGCTGATCGGGCAGGTGCAGAAGTCGAGCATCCAGGTCAACACCTCGATCACCGAGCTCGCCGCCACCTCCAAGGAGCAGCAGGCGACCTCCAGCGAGATCGCCGCCACCACCACCGAGATCGGCGCCACCGCCAAGGAGATTTCCGCCACCTCGAACGAGCTGGTGCGCACCATGACCGAGGTGTCGCATGTCGCCGAGGAGACGGCGACGCTGGCCGGCGGCGGCCAGGCCGGCCTTGCCCGCATGGAAGCGACGATGCGCCATGTGATGGAGGCGGCGGGCGCCATCAACGGCAAGCTGGCCGTGCTCAGCGAGAAGGCCGGCAACATCAACCAGATGGTGACCACCATCACCAAGGTGGCCGACCAGACCAACCTGCTCTCGCTCAACGCCGCCATCGAGGCGGAGAAGGCCGGGCAGTACGGGCGCGGCTTCGCCGTGGTGGCGACCGAGATCCGCCGCCTCGCCGACCAGACGGCGACCTCGACCTATGACATCGAGCAGATGGTGCGCGACATCCAGTCGGCGGTCGCCGCCGGCGTGATGGGCATGGACAAGTTCTCCGAGGAGGTCCGCCGCGGCATGACGGAGGTGCAGGAAGTCGGCGGCCAGCTCACGGCGATCATCCAGCAGGTGCAGGGCCTCGTGCCGCGCTTCGAGATCGCCAATGAGGGCATGCAGGCCCAGGCCACCGGCGCCGAGCAGATCAGCGACGCGCTCGGCCAGCTCAGCGAGGCGGCGCAGCAGACGGTGGAATCGCTGCACCAGTCGACGCTTGCCATTGACGAGCTGAGCCAGGTGTCCGGCGGCTTGCGCAGTTCGATCGCGCGGTTCAGGCTCAGGGCCTGA
- a CDS encoding chemotaxis protein CheW yields MLFLTFRIGKDRYVLDARQVEEVLPLVAAKALPGAPAGIAGLISYHGQPVPLLDLALLATGQPVAEVMSSRIILLRYPEAGEGAALLALAAEEVIATVQRAPSDFVPTGVEAGMPAYLGPVAADADGLLQWVKAPALLTDDIRAILFRPADTASGEVRP; encoded by the coding sequence GTGCTGTTCCTCACATTCCGCATCGGCAAGGACCGCTACGTGCTCGATGCGCGGCAGGTCGAGGAGGTGCTGCCGCTCGTCGCCGCCAAGGCGCTGCCCGGCGCGCCGGCGGGGATCGCCGGCCTCATCAGCTATCACGGCCAGCCCGTGCCGCTGCTCGACCTCGCGCTCCTCGCCACCGGGCAGCCCGTGGCGGAGGTGATGAGCTCGCGCATCATCCTGCTGCGCTACCCGGAAGCGGGCGAGGGCGCCGCGCTTCTGGCGCTCGCCGCCGAGGAGGTAATCGCCACGGTGCAGCGCGCGCCGTCCGATTTCGTGCCGACGGGCGTGGAGGCCGGCATGCCGGCCTATCTCGGCCCGGTCGCCGCCGATGCGGACGGGCTGCTGCAATGGGTCAAGGCACCGGCTTTGCTGACCGACGACATCCGCGCCATCCTGTTCCGCCCCGCAGACACGGCGAGCGGCGAGGTGCGGCCATGA
- a CDS encoding protein-glutamate O-methyltransferase CheR: MSAAASHRTEHGPIESLLRGTIGLDAGTLGAHTITYAVRQRLAATGIADETAYARHAAADPAELQELVNAIVVPETWFFRDPRAFAAMTQHLTGRAGNTGPLRLLSLPCSTGEEPYSMAMALLDAGIPADGFVIDAVDVSTRNIVEARRALYGRNSFRGRDLAFRERYFEAVDGGYRPHAAVRAPVRLRTGNLFDPGLLLGEPAYDVIFCRNLLIYFDRADQIRALERLGARLAPDGLLLVGPAESGLPLLNGYASLRSPMAFAFTRVAPTPRPAPRPAAPARRPSPKPEARPVARPATHAPATAPPRLVAPRGPVSPSPAAPSASGDAAATSLAAIEGAANAGRLAEAKVAAQRHIAAFGPSAGVFYLLGLACDAGDDAAGAAEQYRKALYLAPDHREALAHLALLLRRNGDEAGAARLRARLERLGPQGDV; the protein is encoded by the coding sequence ATGAGCGCGGCGGCAAGCCACAGGACGGAGCACGGCCCCATTGAGAGCCTGCTGCGCGGCACGATCGGGCTCGATGCCGGAACGCTCGGCGCCCATACGATCACCTATGCCGTGCGCCAGCGCCTCGCGGCCACCGGCATCGCCGACGAGACCGCCTATGCCCGCCATGCTGCCGCCGACCCGGCCGAGCTTCAGGAGCTGGTCAACGCCATCGTCGTGCCGGAGACCTGGTTCTTCCGCGATCCCCGCGCCTTCGCGGCCATGACGCAGCACCTCACCGGGCGGGCGGGCAATACCGGTCCGCTGCGGCTGCTCAGCCTGCCCTGCTCGACCGGCGAGGAACCCTATTCCATGGCCATGGCGCTGCTCGATGCCGGCATTCCCGCCGATGGCTTTGTGATCGACGCGGTGGACGTCTCCACCCGCAACATCGTCGAGGCCCGGCGCGCCCTCTATGGGCGCAATTCGTTTCGCGGCCGCGACCTCGCCTTCCGCGAGCGCTATTTCGAGGCGGTGGACGGGGGCTACCGTCCCCACGCGGCCGTGCGCGCGCCGGTGCGGCTGCGCACCGGCAATCTGTTCGATCCCGGCCTGCTGCTGGGCGAGCCGGCCTATGACGTCATCTTCTGCCGCAACCTGCTGATCTATTTCGACCGCGCCGACCAGATCCGGGCGCTGGAGCGGCTCGGCGCGCGGCTGGCGCCGGACGGGCTGCTGCTGGTGGGGCCGGCGGAATCCGGCCTGCCGCTGCTCAATGGCTATGCCTCGCTGCGCAGCCCGATGGCCTTTGCCTTCACCCGTGTGGCGCCGACGCCGCGCCCTGCTCCGCGCCCGGCGGCCCCGGCGCGCCGCCCATCACCGAAGCCGGAGGCGCGCCCCGTCGCCCGGCCGGCAACCCACGCCCCGGCTACCGCCCCGCCCCGCCTCGTCGCGCCGCGCGGGCCGGTCTCGCCGTCCCCGGCGGCGCCATCCGCCAGCGGCGACGCGGCAGCAACGAGCCTTGCCGCGATCGAGGGCGCGGCCAATGCCGGGCGTCTTGCCGAGGCCAAGGTGGCGGCACAGCGGCACATCGCCGCCTTCGGGCCCTCGGCCGGTGTGTTCTATCTGCTGGGGCTTGCCTGCGACGCCGGCGACGACGCGGCCGGCGCCGCCGAGCAGTACCGCAAGGCGCTCTATCTCGCGCCGGACCACCGCGAGGCGCTGGCCCATCTCGCCCTTCTTCTGCGGCGCAATGGCGACGAGGCCGGGGCGGCCCGGCTGCGCGCGCGGCTGGAGCGGCTCGGCCCGCAGGGTGACGTCTGA
- a CDS encoding chemotaxis protein CheW produces MAAPDDDIKPDAPAAGTSAGAGGLLARPLPEGYRAEWARHIAAPRRETEAAQASAAKVLIFRLGREWLALPAGLVTEITEPRRSHSLPHRRDRLVRGIVNVRGELLVKVALGELLGTAEASDGERGTGFARLVVIGDAERRRVAFEADEVHGLHRCMEAELRPLPATVERAGSRFTDALIDWQGHAVGRLDGPALLDALGRGLA; encoded by the coding sequence ATGGCGGCGCCCGACGACGATATCAAGCCGGACGCCCCTGCGGCGGGCACGAGTGCCGGCGCCGGCGGCCTGCTCGCCCGCCCGCTGCCGGAGGGCTACCGTGCCGAATGGGCCCGCCACATCGCCGCGCCGCGCCGCGAGACCGAGGCGGCGCAGGCCAGCGCGGCGAAGGTGCTGATCTTCCGCCTCGGCCGCGAATGGCTCGCCCTGCCCGCCGGGCTGGTGACGGAGATCACCGAGCCCCGGCGCAGCCACAGCCTGCCGCACCGGCGCGACCGTCTGGTGCGCGGCATCGTCAATGTGCGCGGCGAATTGCTGGTGAAGGTCGCGCTTGGCGAACTCCTCGGCACCGCCGAGGCCAGCGATGGAGAGCGCGGCACCGGTTTCGCCCGGCTCGTGGTGATCGGCGATGCCGAACGCCGCCGCGTCGCCTTCGAGGCCGACGAGGTGCATGGCCTGCACCGGTGCATGGAAGCCGAACTGCGCCCGCTCCCCGCCACCGTCGAGCGGGCAGGGTCGCGCTTCACCGACGCACTGATCGACTGGCAGGGCCACGCCGTCGGCCGTCTCGACGGGCCGGCGCTGCTCGACGCGCTCGGGCGGGGGCTGGCATGA
- a CDS encoding hybrid sensor histidine kinase/response regulator, whose product MSTSGTPDLSQFSMLDLFRAELETQSQALTQALLTLEREPTSAPHLEAAMRAAHSLKGSARIVELMPAVRVAHAMEECLVAAQHGTLRLSRAPIDALLRGVDLLALVADPATEGAEDGPVAAQIDGFLAALAQAAAPDHAAPPPAPPVAPEPARLAPPSAPEPVSESGERMIRITATSMTRLLGLAGESLIEARRLRPFADSLTRLRREHTALARALDSVRATLPPGTEDGPTAQALMLARGALEDGRQALEARLAELDALDRRSTDLANRLYNETLASRMRPFEDGVRAYSRTVRDLAHALGKSARLEIIGGSTGIDRDILDQLDAPLGHLLRNAIDHGLETPEQRRAAGKPEEGVIRLEARHHAGLLQILIVDDGAGIDLAALRHAVVTRRLIGADAAAGLSEGELLDFLFLPGFSMKEAVSDVSGRGVGLDAVQTMVRQVRGKVRVTTQPGAGTTFLLELPLTLSVIRTLLVEIAGEPYALPLAGLTRTLRVPREAVQLLEGRPHIGLDGQRIGLVTAHELLGLGDAEANGDDLAVVVIGSGAGAYGLVVDAFRGERELVVRPLDPRLGKIKDIAAAALMEDGAPVLIVDMDDLLRSADKLAAAGSLRGIAGPRGSAPAQRRKRVLVVDDSLTVRELERKLLDHHGYEVEVAVDGMDGWNVVRSESFDLVVTDVDMPRMDGIELVTLMRRDPRLRNLPVMIVSYKDREEDRRRGLDAGADYYLTKGSFHDETLIQAVTDLIGPAVG is encoded by the coding sequence ATGAGCACCTCCGGCACCCCCGATCTCAGCCAGTTCTCCATGCTCGACCTGTTCCGCGCCGAGCTGGAGACGCAGTCGCAGGCGCTCACGCAGGCATTGCTGACGCTGGAGCGTGAGCCGACCTCGGCGCCGCATCTGGAAGCGGCGATGCGGGCGGCGCATTCGCTCAAGGGTTCGGCACGCATCGTCGAGCTGATGCCGGCGGTGCGGGTGGCGCACGCCATGGAGGAATGCCTCGTCGCCGCCCAGCACGGCACGCTGCGGCTGAGCCGCGCCCCGATCGACGCGCTGCTGCGCGGCGTGGACCTGCTGGCGCTGGTCGCCGACCCGGCGACGGAGGGCGCCGAGGACGGCCCGGTCGCGGCGCAGATCGACGGCTTCCTCGCCGCGCTGGCGCAGGCGGCCGCGCCGGATCACGCTGCACCACCCCCTGCGCCCCCGGTGGCGCCGGAACCGGCGCGCCTGGCCCCGCCATCTGCGCCCGAGCCCGTCAGCGAGAGCGGCGAGCGGATGATCCGCATCACCGCCACGAGCATGACGCGCCTGCTCGGCCTCGCCGGCGAATCGCTGATCGAGGCGCGGCGGCTGCGCCCCTTTGCCGACAGCCTCACCCGGCTGCGCCGCGAGCACACCGCTCTCGCCCGCGCGCTCGATAGCGTGCGCGCCACCCTGCCGCCCGGCACGGAGGACGGCCCGACCGCGCAGGCGCTGATGCTGGCGCGCGGCGCGCTGGAGGATGGCCGGCAGGCGCTGGAGGCGCGGCTGGCCGAACTCGACGCGCTCGACCGGCGCAGCACCGATCTCGCCAACCGGCTCTATAACGAGACGCTGGCGAGCCGGATGCGCCCCTTCGAGGACGGCGTGCGCGCCTATTCCCGCACCGTGCGCGACCTCGCCCATGCGCTCGGCAAAAGCGCGCGGCTGGAGATCATCGGCGGCTCGACCGGCATCGACCGCGACATTCTCGACCAGCTCGACGCCCCGCTCGGTCACCTTCTGCGCAACGCCATCGACCACGGGCTGGAGACGCCGGAGCAGCGTCGCGCCGCCGGCAAGCCGGAGGAAGGCGTGATCCGCCTCGAGGCGCGCCACCATGCCGGGCTGCTGCAGATCCTCATCGTTGACGACGGCGCCGGCATCGACCTCGCCGCCCTGCGCCACGCCGTGGTCACCCGCCGGCTGATCGGCGCCGACGCGGCGGCGGGGTTGAGCGAGGGGGAACTGCTCGACTTCCTGTTCCTGCCGGGCTTCTCGATGAAGGAGGCGGTGAGCGACGTTTCCGGGCGCGGCGTCGGGCTCGACGCGGTGCAGACCATGGTGCGGCAGGTGCGCGGCAAGGTACGCGTGACCACGCAGCCGGGCGCGGGCACCACCTTCCTGCTGGAGCTGCCGCTCACCCTTTCGGTCATCCGCACTTTGCTGGTGGAGATTGCCGGCGAACCCTATGCGCTGCCGCTGGCCGGGCTCACCCGCACGCTGCGGGTGCCGCGCGAGGCGGTGCAGCTTCTGGAAGGGCGCCCGCATATCGGCCTCGACGGCCAGCGCATCGGCCTTGTCACCGCCCATGAGCTGCTCGGCCTGGGCGACGCGGAGGCGAACGGGGACGATCTCGCCGTGGTGGTGATCGGCAGCGGCGCCGGCGCCTATGGGCTGGTGGTCGACGCCTTTCGCGGCGAGCGCGAGCTGGTGGTGCGCCCGCTCGATCCGCGCCTCGGCAAGATCAAGGACATCGCCGCCGCCGCGCTGATGGAGGACGGGGCCCCAGTGCTGATCGTCGACATGGACGACCTGCTGCGCTCGGCCGACAAGCTGGCCGCCGCCGGCAGCCTGCGCGGCATTGCCGGGCCGCGCGGCAGCGCCCCCGCGCAGCGGCGCAAGCGCGTGCTGGTGGTCGACGATTCGCTGACCGTGCGCGAGCTGGAGCGCAAGCTGCTCGACCATCACGGCTATGAGGTCGAGGTGGCCGTCGACGGCATGGATGGCTGGAACGTCGTGCGCTCGGAGAGCTTCGACCTCGTGGTGACCGATGTCGACATGCCGCGCATGGACGGTATCGAGCTGGTGACGCTGATGCGCCGCGACCCCCGCCTGCGCAACCTGCCGGTGATGATCGTCTCCTACAAGGACCGCGAGGAGGACCGGCGCCGTGGCCTCGACGCCGGCGCGGACTATTATCTGACCAAGGGCAGCTTCCATGACGAGACGCTGATCCAGGCGGTGACCGATCTCATCGGGCCAGCCGTCGGATGA
- the cheB gene encoding chemotaxis-specific protein-glutamate methyltransferase CheB has product MRIGIVNDLPMAAELLRRIIVAAPEHQVAWIAADGREAVAACARDLPDLVLMDITMPHMDGVEATRRIMAATPCPILLVTASIDANVSGVYEAMGHGALDAVDIPTARGDDPVAPAATLLAKIATIGKLVGDGRTPRPAPAMPETRGPRTLIAIGASAGGPAAVAAVLSRLPAGFPAALVLVQHVDPKFVPGLASWLAQQARLSVRPAASGDRPEAGTLLIAATADHMVLTAAGDLAYTAEPVSYPYRPSVDVFFESAARHWRGPLLGVLLTGMGRDGAQGLLSLRKAGHLTIAQDQASSAVYGMPKAAAALGAAAEILPLALIADRLTEVIGRPSDEVVP; this is encoded by the coding sequence ATGAGGATCGGCATCGTCAACGACCTGCCAATGGCCGCCGAGCTGCTGCGCCGGATCATCGTCGCCGCGCCGGAGCATCAGGTCGCCTGGATCGCCGCCGACGGGCGCGAGGCGGTGGCGGCCTGCGCGCGCGACCTGCCCGATCTCGTGCTGATGGACATCACCATGCCGCACATGGACGGCGTGGAGGCGACCCGCCGCATCATGGCGGCGACGCCCTGCCCGATCCTGCTGGTCACCGCCAGCATCGATGCCAACGTCTCGGGCGTCTATGAGGCGATGGGCCATGGCGCGCTCGACGCGGTCGACATCCCGACCGCGCGCGGCGACGACCCGGTGGCGCCGGCCGCCACGCTGCTCGCCAAGATCGCCACCATCGGCAAGCTGGTCGGCGACGGACGCACGCCGCGCCCGGCCCCGGCGATGCCGGAAACGCGCGGCCCGCGCACGCTCATTGCCATCGGCGCCTCGGCGGGCGGACCGGCGGCGGTGGCGGCGGTGCTCTCGCGGCTTCCCGCCGGCTTTCCCGCCGCGCTGGTGCTGGTGCAGCATGTCGACCCGAAATTCGTGCCGGGCCTCGCGAGCTGGCTCGCCCAGCAGGCACGCCTGTCGGTACGCCCGGCGGCGAGCGGCGACCGGCCGGAAGCCGGGACGCTGCTGATCGCCGCCACCGCCGACCATATGGTGCTGACCGCCGCCGGCGATCTCGCCTACACCGCCGAACCGGTGAGCTATCCCTACCGGCCCTCGGTCGATGTGTTCTTCGAGAGCGCCGCCCGCCACTGGCGGGGTCCGCTTCTGGGCGTGCTGCTCACCGGCATGGGGCGCGACGGCGCCCAGGGCCTGCTGAGCCTTCGCAAGGCGGGCCATCTCACCATCGCGCAGGATCAGGCGAGTTCGGCCGTCTATGGCATGCCCAAGGCCGCCGCCGCGCTCGGCGCGGCCGCCGAGATATTGCCGCTCGCTCTCATCGCCGACCGCCTCACCGAGGTGATCGGCCGCCCGTCAGACGAGGTAGTTCCATGA
- a CDS encoding diguanylate cyclase — MTRDTDLDPHGAQLPPGAEKYLSMVLLVDDQVLICEAVRRALSTESDLDFHYCTDPLEALRIAEEVKPTVILQDLVMPGMDGLDLVRRYRDTPATHAVPVIVLSAKDEPAVKSAAFQAGANDYLVKLPDRIELIARIRYHTRAYLDHVQRDAAYAALRESQRQLMQANLELERLTRIDGLTGLGNRRYFDEYMLAEWRRALRTRAPIALLMIDVDNFKRYNDSHGHLAGDDVLRKVADAIQEGVGRSGDLAARFGGEEFVVVLLNTELAGAQAVADQIMGRIHALDIPAEGGHVTISIGAAAMVPADGVSPEDLIKAADLALFRAKSNGRDRVEVELIA; from the coding sequence ATGACACGCGACACGGACCTTGATCCGCACGGGGCCCAACTTCCGCCGGGGGCGGAGAAGTACCTCTCCATGGTGCTGCTGGTGGACGACCAGGTGCTCATCTGCGAGGCCGTGCGCCGCGCCTTATCCACCGAGTCGGATCTCGATTTCCACTATTGCACCGACCCGCTGGAAGCGCTGCGCATCGCCGAGGAGGTGAAGCCGACCGTCATCCTGCAGGATCTCGTCATGCCCGGCATGGATGGGCTCGACCTCGTGCGCCGCTACCGCGACACGCCGGCGACCCATGCCGTGCCGGTGATCGTGCTCTCGGCCAAGGACGAGCCAGCGGTGAAGAGCGCCGCCTTCCAGGCCGGGGCGAATGACTATCTGGTCAAGCTGCCGGACCGCATCGAGCTCATCGCGCGCATCCGCTACCATACCCGCGCCTATCTCGATCACGTCCAGCGCGACGCGGCCTATGCGGCGCTGCGCGAGAGCCAGCGCCAGCTCATGCAGGCCAATCTGGAGCTGGAGCGCCTCACCCGCATCGACGGGCTGACCGGGCTCGGCAACCGGCGCTATTTCGACGAGTACATGCTCGCCGAATGGCGCCGCGCGCTGCGCACCCGCGCGCCCATCGCCCTGCTGATGATCGATGTCGACAATTTCAAGCGCTACAATGACAGCCATGGCCATCTGGCCGGCGACGACGTGCTGCGCAAGGTCGCCGATGCCATTCAGGAGGGGGTCGGGCGCTCGGGCGATCTGGCGGCGCGGTTCGGCGGCGAGGAATTCGTCGTGGTTCTGCTCAACACCGAGCTCGCCGGCGCGCAGGCCGTGGCCGATCAGATCATGGGCCGCATCCACGCGCTCGACATTCCCGCCGAGGGCGGCCATGTCACCATCAGCATCGGCGCCGCCGCCATGGTGCCAGCCGACGGGGTGAGCCCGGAAGACCTCATCAAGGCCGCCGACCTCGCGCTGTTCCGCGCCAAGTCGAATGGCCGCGACCGGGTGGAGGTCGAGCTCATCGCCTGA
- a CDS encoding MATE family efflux transporter: MDPHAPSASPAVRPFTVGHGDVLRIAVPMMAAYLSTPLVGLVATMVVGQLGEEALIGGVALAAVIFDVIFVSFNFLRAATAGFTAQSLGAGDRVAEQRMLLSGLLIALAGGLLILAVHAPLGRLSLAVLGAEGEVAQAARVYFGWRIWSAPFALVNFVIFGWVIGLGRSVSAMVLQTLLNGLNLALSLWWVLGLGWGLAGLALASLAAEAVTTLAGLVLIAVRTDRRLWTLPSLPELKRLFSVNSDMMIRSFALLLGLSFFTRQSGTLGIHILAANTILLRFYFFGVAFLDGVATAAEQLAGRAVGARYRPAFDRVIALTTLWGFVFAVLVSLGFLALSGTVIALAAPGPEVARLAYLYLPYAVALPIIGVIAFQMDGVYIGATWSREMRNLMLASLVLYVAACAVLQPLLGNHGLWIALGLFQCARSIAFRWMLPRLATRTMGPASA; encoded by the coding sequence GTGGACCCGCACGCCCCTTCCGCCAGCCCCGCGGTCCGGCCCTTCACGGTCGGCCATGGCGATGTGCTGCGCATCGCCGTGCCGATGATGGCGGCGTACCTCTCGACGCCGCTGGTCGGGCTGGTGGCGACCATGGTGGTCGGCCAGCTCGGCGAGGAGGCGCTGATCGGCGGCGTGGCGCTGGCCGCGGTGATCTTCGACGTCATCTTCGTCTCGTTCAACTTCCTGCGCGCCGCCACTGCCGGCTTCACCGCCCAGTCGCTCGGGGCCGGCGACCGGGTGGCCGAGCAGCGCATGCTGCTGAGCGGGCTGCTGATCGCGCTCGCCGGCGGGCTGCTCATCCTCGCCGTCCATGCCCCGCTCGGCCGGCTCAGCCTCGCCGTGCTCGGGGCGGAGGGCGAGGTGGCGCAGGCGGCGCGCGTCTATTTCGGCTGGCGCATCTGGTCGGCGCCCTTTGCGCTGGTGAATTTCGTCATTTTCGGCTGGGTCATCGGCCTCGGCCGTTCGGTCAGCGCCATGGTGCTGCAAACCCTGCTGAACGGGCTCAACCTCGCCTTGAGCCTGTGGTGGGTGCTCGGTCTCGGCTGGGGGCTGGCAGGTCTCGCTCTCGCCAGTCTGGCGGCGGAGGCGGTGACGACGCTGGCCGGGCTGGTGCTGATCGCCGTCCGTACCGATCGGCGGCTCTGGACCCTGCCGAGCCTGCCGGAGCTGAAGCGGCTGTTCTCGGTCAATTCCGACATGATGATCCGCTCCTTCGCGCTGCTGCTCGGGCTCTCCTTCTTCACCCGGCAGAGCGGCACGCTGGGCATCCACATCCTCGCCGCCAACACCATCCTGCTGCGCTTCTACTTCTTCGGCGTCGCGTTTCTGGATGGCGTCGCCACTGCCGCCGAGCAGCTTGCCGGGCGGGCGGTGGGCGCGCGCTACCGCCCGGCCTTCGACCGGGTGATCGCGCTCACCACGCTGTGGGGCTTCGTCTTCGCGGTGCTGGTGTCGCTCGGCTTCCTCGCCCTGTCCGGCACGGTGATCGCGCTCGCCGCGCCGGGACCGGAGGTCGCCCGGCTCGCTTATCTCTATCTGCCCTATGCGGTGGCGCTGCCGATCATCGGCGTCATCGCCTTCCAGATGGACGGCGTCTATATCGGCGCCACCTGGTCGCGCGAGATGCGCAACCTCATGCTGGCCTCGCTGGTGCTCTATGTCGCCGCCTGCGCCGTGCTCCAGCCGCTCCTCGGCAATCACGGGCTGTGGATCGCGCTCGGCCTGTTCCAGTGCGCGCGCAGCATTGCCTTCCGCTGGATGCTGCCGCGCCTCGCCACCCGCACCATGGGCCCGGCCTCGGCCTGA